A portion of the Paenibacillus marchantiae genome contains these proteins:
- a CDS encoding undecaprenyldiphospho-muramoylpentapeptide beta-N-acetylglucosaminyltransferase: protein MFKRRIIFTGGGSAGHVTANLILISRLLQEQWEIHYIGSKHGIERQLIGKIPAVHYHAVATGKLRRYWAWANISDVFNIILGVLQAYLLILRIKPHVCFSLGGFVAVPAVVGAGWNRVPVLILEPDLHPGLANRLSRRYAQMMCTTFMDTATFASSKASDKTMYVGPIIREELKLGSRARGIHFCRFVSDRPILLIMGGSQGSEKLNQMVLETLPELLKRYQIIHICGTGKLNSSFPHFAGYKAFEYVHEELADLMVMADIVVSRAGSNAIHEWLLLRKPMLLIPHANGGSLVGQTLNAKYFQERGYARVLQEEELTSQTFLRDIDLVYKERDHMVGHMKASGTDNAVDKVLQLIHTTVSSVERAEHE, encoded by the coding sequence GTGTTCAAGCGGAGGATCATATTTACAGGAGGCGGCTCCGCCGGTCATGTAACAGCTAACCTTATTCTGATCTCCAGATTGCTTCAGGAGCAATGGGAAATTCATTATATCGGTTCCAAGCATGGCATCGAGCGCCAATTAATCGGCAAAATCCCGGCTGTTCATTATCATGCGGTTGCAACAGGCAAGCTGAGAAGATATTGGGCGTGGGCGAATATTTCCGATGTGTTCAATATTATACTTGGAGTGCTGCAGGCTTATCTGCTCATTTTACGAATTAAACCACATGTATGCTTTTCGTTAGGGGGATTCGTGGCTGTTCCTGCTGTAGTGGGTGCCGGGTGGAATCGGGTTCCGGTGCTGATTCTGGAGCCGGATCTTCATCCGGGACTGGCCAACAGGCTGTCACGGCGATACGCTCAAATGATGTGTACTACGTTTATGGATACAGCGACATTCGCTTCCTCTAAGGCGTCAGACAAGACGATGTACGTGGGACCTATAATTCGGGAGGAGTTGAAGCTTGGCAGCCGAGCACGGGGGATTCATTTTTGCCGATTTGTCTCCGACAGACCTATTCTGTTAATTATGGGTGGCAGTCAGGGTTCGGAAAAGCTTAATCAAATGGTACTTGAAACACTGCCAGAGCTGCTCAAGCGGTATCAAATCATTCATATATGTGGTACAGGTAAATTGAACTCATCCTTCCCACATTTTGCAGGCTACAAGGCATTTGAATACGTGCATGAAGAACTTGCGGATCTAATGGTTATGGCGGATATAGTTGTGTCACGTGCTGGCTCCAATGCGATACATGAGTGGCTGTTGCTCCGCAAGCCAATGCTCCTGATTCCCCATGCCAACGGCGGATCTCTTGTTGGACAGACGCTGAACGCGAAGTATTTTCAGGAGCGAGGTTATGCAAGAGTTCTCCAGGAAGAAGAGCTGACTTCTCAGACATTCCTGCGAGATATTGACCTTGTATATAAGGAGAGAGATCATATGGTGGGCCATATGAAGGCGAGTGGAACGGACAACGCCGTTGACAAGGTTCTGCAGCTTATTCATACAACGGTTTCTTCGGTAGAAAGAGCTGAACATGAGTAA